One Lottiidibacillus patelloidae DNA window includes the following coding sequences:
- a CDS encoding pyridoxal phosphate-dependent aminotransferase, whose protein sequence is MKLSKRVATLTPSKTLAITAKAQQLREEGNDVIGLGAGEPDFNTPTHILEAAKNAMDEGKTKYTPAGGVPALKESIIRKFATDQQLTYDKNEVIVCTGAKHALFTLFQALLDKGDEVIIPTPFWVSYPEQVKLAEGNPVYVEGLETNQFKITAEQLENAITPKTKAVIINSPSNPTGMIYTKEELSALGEVCLKHNILIVSDEIYEKLTYGEEKHVSIAEISSQLKDQTVIINGVSKSHAMTGWRIGYAAGNKSIIKAMTNLISHSTSNPTSVAQYAAMAAYDGTQQPLDEMNKAFEQRLNTVYERITKIDGFTCIKPQGAFYVFPNAKNAAKRKGYDTVDEWVEALLEEEKVALVPGSGFGADDYVRLSYATSLDVLNEALDRIERFMSNNN, encoded by the coding sequence TTGAAACTTTCAAAAAGAGTTGCTACGCTAACACCTTCTAAAACATTAGCAATTACTGCAAAAGCGCAACAATTGCGCGAAGAAGGCAATGATGTTATCGGATTAGGAGCAGGTGAACCTGATTTTAATACACCTACGCATATTTTAGAAGCTGCAAAAAATGCGATGGATGAAGGCAAAACAAAATACACGCCAGCTGGTGGTGTACCAGCATTAAAAGAGAGTATTATTAGGAAATTTGCTACAGATCAACAATTAACATATGACAAAAACGAAGTTATTGTTTGTACAGGCGCAAAACATGCTTTATTTACGTTGTTTCAAGCACTATTGGATAAAGGGGATGAAGTTATAATCCCAACTCCATTTTGGGTAAGTTATCCTGAACAAGTTAAGCTTGCAGAAGGAAATCCTGTATATGTCGAAGGGCTAGAAACAAATCAGTTTAAAATAACAGCAGAACAACTAGAAAATGCAATAACACCTAAAACAAAAGCGGTTATTATTAATTCTCCATCAAATCCAACAGGAATGATTTATACAAAAGAAGAATTATCTGCATTAGGTGAAGTCTGTTTAAAGCATAATATATTGATCGTTTCAGATGAAATATACGAGAAACTTACTTATGGTGAAGAAAAACATGTATCTATTGCTGAAATTTCATCACAGTTAAAAGATCAAACGGTCATTATTAATGGTGTTTCTAAGTCGCATGCAATGACTGGCTGGAGAATAGGGTACGCCGCTGGAAATAAATCGATTATTAAAGCAATGACAAATTTAATAAGTCATAGCACGTCTAATCCTACTTCAGTTGCGCAATATGCAGCAATGGCAGCATACGATGGAACGCAACAACCTTTAGATGAAATGAACAAAGCTTTTGAACAAAGATTAAATACAGTTTATGAGCGAATAACGAAAATAGATGGGTTTACTTGCATTAAGCCTCAAGGTGCTTTCTACGTTTTTCCTAATGCAAAAAATGCTGCAAAACGAAAAGGTTATGATACAGTAGATGAATGGGTAGAAGCATTACTTGAAGAAGAAAAAGTTGCCTTAGTACCAGGTTCTGGCTTTGGAGCAGATGATTATGTTCGTTTATCTTATGCTACTTCATTAGATGTCTTAAATGAGGCATTGGACAGAATTGAACGTTTTATGTCTAATAATAATTAA
- the asnS gene encoding asparagine--tRNA ligase, protein MKTTISQVHKYVDQEVTIGAWIANKRSSGKIAFLQLRDGTGFIQGVIVKAEVEEELFQKAKGLTQETSVYVTGIVRKDERSPLGFELGVTNVEIIHEAVDYPITPKKHGTDFLMDHRHLWLRSKRQHSVMKIRNEIIRATYEFFNENGFVKVDPPILTGTSAEGTTELFHTKYFDEDAYLSQSGQLYMEAAAMALGKVFSFGPTFRAEKSKTRRHLIEFWMIEPEMSFVEHEENLEIQEQYVSYLVQSVLKNCKLELETLGRDTSKLEKIRAPFPRITYDDAIKLLHEQGFDDIQWGEDFGAPHETAIAESFDMPVFITHYPTEIKSFYMKPDPTRADVVLCADLIAPEGYGEIIGGSQRIDDPKLMKERYEAHNLDAEAYKWYLDLREYGSVPHSGFGLGLERTVAWIAGLEHIRETIPFPRLLNRLYP, encoded by the coding sequence GTGAAAACTACAATTTCACAAGTACATAAATATGTGGACCAAGAAGTAACAATTGGTGCATGGATAGCAAACAAGCGATCAAGTGGAAAAATAGCATTTTTACAACTTCGTGACGGGACAGGCTTTATACAAGGCGTTATTGTCAAAGCAGAGGTGGAGGAGGAACTTTTCCAAAAGGCAAAAGGGCTTACTCAAGAAACTTCCGTTTATGTCACTGGAATCGTTCGTAAAGATGAAAGATCACCTTTAGGATTTGAATTAGGGGTTACGAACGTAGAAATAATCCATGAAGCTGTTGATTACCCGATCACACCTAAGAAACATGGCACAGACTTCCTAATGGATCATCGCCATCTTTGGTTGCGCTCAAAACGTCAACATTCTGTAATGAAGATTAGAAATGAAATTATTCGTGCTACATATGAGTTTTTCAATGAAAATGGTTTTGTGAAAGTAGATCCGCCAATTTTAACAGGTACATCTGCTGAAGGAACGACAGAGCTATTCCATACGAAATATTTTGATGAAGATGCTTACCTTTCTCAAAGTGGCCAGTTATATATGGAAGCGGCAGCAATGGCACTTGGAAAAGTATTTTCTTTTGGACCAACTTTCCGTGCGGAAAAATCAAAGACACGCCGTCATTTAATTGAATTTTGGATGATCGAGCCAGAAATGTCATTCGTTGAACATGAAGAAAATTTAGAAATTCAAGAGCAATATGTAAGTTACCTAGTTCAGTCAGTTCTTAAAAACTGTAAACTTGAATTAGAAACTTTAGGTCGAGATACATCAAAATTAGAAAAAATTCGAGCACCATTCCCAAGAATTACATATGATGATGCGATTAAGTTACTTCATGAACAAGGGTTTGATGATATTCAGTGGGGAGAAGACTTTGGTGCACCACATGAAACTGCAATTGCAGAAAGCTTTGATATGCCAGTATTTATTACACATTACCCAACGGAAATTAAGTCTTTCTATATGAAGCCAGATCCAACTCGTGCTGATGTGGTATTATGTGCTGATTTAATTGCTCCTGAAGGTTATGGAGAAATAATTGGTGGTTCTCAACGTATTGACGACCCTAAACTTATGAAAGAAAGATATGAAGCGCACAACTTAGATGCAGAAGCATACAAATGGTATTTAGATTTACGTGAGTATGGATCAGTACCGCATTCTGGTTTTGGTTTAGGTTTAGAACGTACGGTTGCTTGGATTGCTGGATTAGAGCATATTCGTGAGACAATTCCATTCCCACGCTTATTAAATCGTTTATATCCTTAA
- a CDS encoding DnaD domain-containing protein → MEKTSYIKWITSGNVSVPMLLLENYKKLQINELETMLLIHLHSYIEKGNYFPTPEDIASRMTCTVEQCCDILRKFIQRGFISIEDQVEHISNVRTESYSLLPLWEKLFTLLNEQGKEKEQQTKVKQEESLYTIFEREFARPLSPMECETLSLWIDQDGHTTELITAALREAVISGKMNIRYIDRILYEWKRNGIKTVEQAKEHGKKFRSYNKQPEVKSTEDNNKPKEKSTTPFYHWLEKP, encoded by the coding sequence ATGGAGAAAACAAGTTATATTAAGTGGATCACTAGTGGGAATGTATCTGTTCCGATGTTACTATTAGAAAATTATAAAAAGTTACAAATTAATGAATTAGAAACGATGTTATTAATTCATTTACATTCATATATAGAAAAAGGTAATTATTTCCCGACGCCTGAAGATATTGCTTCTAGGATGACGTGTACTGTAGAACAATGTTGTGACATTTTAAGAAAATTTATTCAAAGAGGCTTTATTTCGATAGAAGACCAAGTTGAACATATAAGTAATGTTCGAACAGAAAGTTACTCGCTCTTACCACTTTGGGAAAAGTTGTTTACATTACTTAATGAACAAGGGAAAGAAAAAGAACAGCAAACAAAAGTTAAACAAGAAGAAAGCCTTTATACAATTTTTGAGCGAGAGTTTGCAAGACCGCTTTCTCCAATGGAATGTGAAACTTTGTCTTTATGGATTGACCAAGATGGGCATACAACAGAATTAATTACTGCAGCTTTAAGGGAAGCAGTAATATCTGGGAAAATGAACATCCGTTATATTGATAGAATTTTATATGAATGGAAAAGAAATGGAATAAAAACTGTGGAACAAGCAAAAGAACATGGTAAGAAATTTCGCTCATACAATAAACAACCTGAAGTGAAGAGTACTGAAGATAATAATAAACCTAAAGAAAAATCGACCACGCCTTTTTATCATTGGTTAGAAAAGCCTTAG
- the nth gene encoding endonuclease III, with amino-acid sequence MLTRKNIRFALDTIGDMFPDAHCELNHRNPFELVIAVLLSAQCTDVLVNKVTKDLFEKYKTPEDFLAVSEEEIGQDIRSIGLWRNKAKNIRKLCEILINDFNGEVPQDRDTLTQLPGVGRKTANVVVSVAFGIPAIAVDTHVDRVSKRLAICRWKDSVLEVEKTLMRKIPEDEWGVTHHRLIFFGRYHCKAQNPQCHQCPLLEICREGKKRMKPA; translated from the coding sequence ATGTTAACAAGAAAAAATATACGATTTGCATTAGACACGATTGGTGATATGTTTCCTGATGCACATTGTGAACTAAATCACCGAAATCCATTTGAATTAGTCATTGCCGTGTTGCTTTCTGCCCAATGTACAGATGTACTAGTTAATAAAGTAACGAAAGACTTATTTGAGAAGTATAAAACGCCTGAAGATTTTTTAGCAGTATCTGAAGAGGAAATAGGGCAAGATATACGTTCAATCGGTTTGTGGAGAAATAAAGCAAAAAACATTCGAAAACTATGTGAAATTTTAATAAATGACTTCAATGGTGAAGTTCCACAAGATCGTGATACATTGACGCAACTTCCAGGTGTAGGCAGGAAAACAGCCAATGTTGTTGTAAGCGTAGCATTTGGAATTCCGGCTATTGCAGTTGACACGCATGTTGATCGAGTCAGTAAACGCTTAGCTATTTGTAGGTGGAAAGACTCCGTGCTTGAAGTTGAAAAAACATTGATGAGAAAAATTCCAGAAGATGAATGGGGAGTAACACATCATCGATTAATTTTTTTTGGTAGATACCATTGCAAAGCACAAAATCCGCAATGTCATCAGTGCCCATTACTAGAAATATGTCGCGAAGGAAAGAAGCGAATGAAACCCGCATAA
- a CDS encoding YpoC family protein gives MDKTVQLEVKDDFLVSPFYKKNDLLLVQPQRSMEDLLEFPFIIDMYFEIFSIQAPWLYKPYMLMIYDKWKRDEQGIAKLFKKRRSHECSELMRIHIAAFIDFLFWINKQRVDSLKNLPVDVSQLRIKPVNCMERLNYIINKHNQFQSFILLQQLFDEVFKTYQIEEAKKDNPLY, from the coding sequence TTGGATAAAACCGTACAATTAGAAGTTAAAGATGATTTTTTAGTAAGCCCATTTTATAAAAAAAATGATTTGCTCCTTGTCCAACCTCAACGGTCTATGGAGGATCTTTTAGAATTTCCATTTATTATTGATATGTATTTTGAAATATTTTCGATCCAAGCACCATGGCTTTATAAACCATACATGTTAATGATATATGATAAATGGAAACGAGATGAGCAAGGAATTGCAAAGCTTTTCAAAAAGAGGAGGAGTCATGAATGTAGTGAGTTGATGAGAATTCATATTGCTGCTTTTATTGATTTTTTATTTTGGATAAATAAACAAAGAGTCGACTCATTAAAAAATCTTCCTGTAGACGTTAGTCAGTTACGTATAAAGCCTGTTAATTGTATGGAAAGACTAAACTATATTATTAATAAGCATAATCAGTTTCAATCATTTATTTTATTGCAACAACTATTTGATGAAGTTTTTAAAACCTATCAAATAGAAGAAGCAAAAAAAGATAACCCGCTTTATTAA
- a CDS encoding transglycosylase domain-containing protein, translating into MSKNAQRKTRRAKQKKSLFKRILLGSSLLGSAIFLILTIIVISYILDAPSLEKELLNDAQSSIIYDMNGQEVEALSGVENRKTVSISDVPELMQNAFIAVEDIRFKEHIGIDIKRIFGAVVANVTRGIGSEGASTITQQVIKNSFFSHEKKFKRKIQEQYLAILLERNYSKDEILAMYLNKIYFSEGAYGVATAAKTYFGKELNELELHEIALLAGMPQRPNYYNPFINPEEAEKRRNIVLSQMEKYGFITAEEANEAKEKSVTDSLIMETEEKKQYHQFMRQVINEIDAYAKKHQVALNLYEGGLKIYTTIDIKAQQHVESLMENGTITYPDENFQAAVVLLDSKTGAIRALTSGRNNTTIDFANIQRQPGSTIKPILDYGPAIEYLQWSTGTLINDEEYFYSTGKKVNNWDKKYRGNVTVREALSLSLNVPAVKAFKEVGAERAKTFATSIGMPANDKYLESYAIGGFTVGPTPIDIAGAYRSFADRGYYSSPYSVEKIEFPDGRVINLKPEEKKVMSEATAYMITDMLKTVVKSGTGSRGNVQGLPLAGKTGTTNLPDEWNEPLGARDSWFAGYTTNYTAAVWTGYNSTTKEQHISNEGKRIAAYLFKAVMENVHADKETANFTKPANVLEVYIEKSTGLLPSDYTPKEEIISELYIKGTEPREISKKYKQVEQPMMDGIYDKENDKIILNWNHETNETEEETNEVVFDLHVSIDEGPYQLILENTTALTYELTEPIDGAIYRYRLIAKDRNYPSNVSIPFVIEILVEKPLFQLPDPFDNNGNDGEEEGRQEDDETTDDETDEGSDETGTSLLNINL; encoded by the coding sequence ATGTCAAAAAATGCTCAACGAAAAACAAGAAGAGCAAAACAAAAGAAAAGCTTATTTAAACGAATTCTTTTAGGAAGCTCATTACTAGGCTCTGCAATTTTTCTTATCTTAACCATTATTGTAATTTCATATATTTTAGATGCTCCCTCTTTAGAAAAGGAACTTCTAAATGACGCACAGTCATCAATAATCTATGACATGAACGGTCAGGAAGTCGAAGCATTATCTGGGGTTGAGAACAGAAAAACAGTTTCAATTTCTGATGTACCGGAACTTATGCAAAATGCCTTTATTGCTGTTGAAGATATTCGTTTTAAAGAACATATTGGAATTGATATTAAGCGTATATTTGGTGCAGTAGTTGCAAATGTAACTAGAGGTATTGGTTCTGAGGGAGCAAGTACGATAACACAGCAAGTAATCAAGAATTCCTTCTTCTCTCATGAAAAGAAATTCAAACGAAAAATACAGGAGCAATATTTAGCTATTCTTTTAGAACGTAATTATTCAAAAGATGAAATATTAGCGATGTATTTAAATAAAATTTACTTTTCAGAAGGTGCTTATGGTGTAGCGACTGCTGCCAAAACTTATTTCGGCAAAGAATTAAATGAATTAGAATTGCATGAAATTGCCCTGTTAGCAGGTATGCCTCAAAGACCGAATTATTATAATCCATTTATTAATCCAGAGGAAGCAGAAAAACGCAGAAATATCGTCCTTTCTCAAATGGAAAAATACGGATTTATTACTGCAGAGGAAGCGAACGAAGCAAAAGAAAAATCAGTTACAGATTCATTAATAATGGAGACAGAAGAAAAAAAGCAATATCACCAGTTCATGCGCCAAGTAATCAATGAGATTGATGCTTATGCTAAAAAGCACCAAGTAGCATTAAACCTGTATGAAGGTGGCTTAAAGATTTATACAACAATAGACATTAAAGCACAACAGCATGTTGAATCCTTAATGGAAAACGGTACAATTACGTATCCTGATGAAAATTTTCAAGCAGCTGTAGTCTTATTAGATTCAAAGACAGGAGCAATAAGAGCACTAACAAGTGGAAGAAATAATACAACGATCGACTTTGCCAATATTCAACGTCAGCCTGGTTCAACCATCAAACCGATATTAGACTATGGCCCTGCTATAGAGTACTTACAATGGTCAACTGGGACATTAATAAATGATGAAGAATATTTTTATAGCACAGGTAAGAAAGTTAATAACTGGGATAAAAAATACCGCGGAAACGTTACCGTTCGTGAAGCATTAAGTTTGTCGCTAAACGTCCCAGCAGTAAAAGCTTTCAAAGAAGTAGGTGCTGAACGAGCAAAAACATTCGCAACATCGATTGGAATGCCTGCAAACGACAAATACTTAGAATCGTATGCGATTGGTGGGTTTACTGTCGGTCCTACTCCAATTGATATTGCTGGTGCATATCGTAGTTTTGCAGATCGCGGCTATTATTCAAGTCCTTATAGCGTAGAAAAAATCGAATTTCCAGACGGAAGAGTCATTAACTTAAAGCCAGAAGAGAAAAAGGTTATGTCAGAAGCAACTGCTTATATGATCACTGATATGTTAAAAACAGTAGTAAAAAGTGGTACAGGTAGCAGAGGTAATGTACAAGGACTTCCTTTAGCAGGAAAGACGGGTACTACAAACTTACCAGATGAATGGAATGAACCACTTGGGGCTAGAGATTCATGGTTTGCAGGCTATACAACAAATTATACAGCCGCAGTTTGGACTGGGTATAACTCAACGACTAAAGAACAGCATATATCAAATGAAGGTAAACGAATTGCAGCTTATTTATTTAAAGCTGTCATGGAAAACGTTCATGCAGATAAAGAAACTGCTAATTTTACAAAACCTGCTAATGTGCTTGAAGTATATATCGAGAAATCGACTGGCCTGTTACCTAGTGACTATACACCAAAAGAAGAGATTATTAGTGAGCTTTATATTAAAGGCACAGAGCCAAGGGAAATCTCAAAAAAATATAAGCAAGTTGAGCAACCAATGATGGACGGCATTTATGATAAAGAGAATGATAAAATTATTTTAAATTGGAATCACGAAACAAATGAAACGGAAGAAGAAACAAATGAAGTAGTTTTTGATTTACACGTATCGATCGATGAAGGTCCATATCAATTAATTCTCGAAAATACAACAGCATTAACATATGAACTAACAGAACCTATTGATGGTGCGATTTACCGCTATCGTTTAATTGCAAAGGATAGAAATTATCCGTCGAATGTATCTATTCCTTTCGTTATTGAAATTCTTGTTGAAAAACCGTTATTCCAATTACCTGATCCATTTGATAATAATGGTAACGATGGCGAAGAAGAAGGACGCCAAGAAGACGATGAAACTACGGACGATGAAACAGATGAAGGTAGCGATGAGACTGGCACTTCATTGCTAAATATTAATTTGTAA
- the recU gene encoding Holliday junction resolvase RecU has product MNIKYPNGKTFKQSDSTSKLTNKKVSYSNRGMTLEEDVSETNEYYLTNGIAVIHKKPTPIQIVKVDYPSRSAAVVREAYFKQPSTTDFNGVYKGKYIDFEAKETKNKTSIPLQNFHPHQIEHMSQVIKQQGICFVIIRFSSLGDVFFIDARHIIKCWKEMDKGGRKSIPYLFIQEVGHVIKLGYQPLLDYLKIIDEHYLND; this is encoded by the coding sequence ATGAACATTAAATACCCAAATGGAAAGACGTTTAAACAAAGTGACTCTACGTCAAAACTAACGAATAAAAAAGTTTCTTACTCTAACCGTGGGATGACATTAGAAGAAGATGTTTCCGAAACAAATGAATATTACTTAACTAATGGCATTGCAGTTATTCATAAAAAACCAACACCAATCCAAATTGTTAAAGTTGACTATCCTAGTCGAAGTGCTGCTGTTGTCCGCGAAGCTTATTTTAAGCAACCTTCTACTACTGACTTTAATGGTGTATATAAAGGTAAGTATATTGATTTTGAAGCAAAAGAAACGAAAAACAAAACGTCTATTCCATTGCAAAATTTTCATCCACATCAAATTGAACATATGAGCCAAGTTATCAAACAACAAGGAATATGTTTTGTTATTATTCGCTTTTCGAGCTTAGGAGATGTATTTTTCATTGATGCAAGGCACATTATAAAATGTTGGAAGGAAATGGATAAAGGTGGAAGGAAGTCGATCCCTTATCTATTTATACAAGAAGTTGGACATGTCATAAAGCTCGGTTACCAACCTTTACTTGATTACTTAAAAATAATAGATGAACATTACTTGAATGACTGA
- a CDS encoding DUF2515 family protein, translated as MSKALTRQEVSLVEQIKEQTKQGNIDNISRTVFYKKFYERNREIRWAFLASMVSRNAGWNMTDLVTNSYREILNEEIRSLLFLTYERANWLIFSDAYPQLLIYEQSKKLGIPLFDLLTHFGVSKFMVKEWKRFWTKHHSDRLVISQIINEQHVIEGPVLNDPFYKKNVFQSLPYKLQDILHFSSVIFPTMSGKLYGFSVHQFTKVKERVKVGKYLYWLLFYSRESELFNQFSLHTEHTGSRNDYEKYREKHIRITPELRGTFPIISHHKSALPDWYISTYDVLPFYKKVFIPKKYELTKWLIKKNFELSLLATVQHKLTRGGN; from the coding sequence GTGAGTAAAGCTTTAACGAGACAGGAAGTTTCTTTAGTCGAACAAATAAAAGAACAGACAAAACAAGGTAATATTGATAATATTTCACGTACCGTATTTTATAAGAAATTTTATGAACGAAACCGAGAAATAAGGTGGGCATTTTTAGCAAGTATGGTATCTCGTAATGCTGGTTGGAATATGACGGATTTAGTAACAAATAGTTATCGGGAAATTTTGAATGAAGAAATCAGAAGTTTATTATTTTTAACTTACGAGCGAGCAAATTGGCTTATTTTCTCAGATGCCTATCCACAACTATTGATATATGAGCAATCAAAAAAGTTAGGAATTCCACTTTTTGATTTATTAACTCATTTCGGAGTATCAAAGTTTATGGTGAAGGAATGGAAACGATTTTGGACCAAGCACCATAGCGATCGACTAGTTATATCACAAATTATTAATGAACAGCATGTTATTGAAGGACCTGTATTAAATGATCCATTTTATAAAAAAAATGTATTTCAATCGCTTCCCTATAAGTTACAAGACATTCTCCATTTTAGTTCAGTGATATTTCCAACAATGAGTGGTAAGCTATATGGATTTTCAGTTCACCAATTTACGAAAGTAAAGGAAAGAGTCAAGGTAGGAAAATATTTGTATTGGTTACTATTTTACTCGAGGGAAAGTGAGTTGTTTAATCAGTTTTCTTTGCATACTGAACATACTGGGTCACGTAATGATTATGAAAAATACCGAGAGAAGCATATAAGAATAACTCCAGAATTACGTGGGACTTTTCCGATCATATCACATCATAAAAGCGCTTTGCCTGATTGGTATATTAGTACGTATGATGTTTTGCCATTCTATAAGAAGGTTTTTATTCCGAAAAAGTACGAGTTAACAAAGTGGCTCATCAAAAAGAACTTTGAATTGTCATTGTTAGCCACGGTGCAACATAAACTTACAAGAGGTGGAAATTAA
- a CDS encoding DUF1798 family protein codes for MTDTKIKELKLVTLEIEQLITKMENNYNQVHENDKVFDFFSEIEPFVNSTESITMKWQALALDWIKHNNIKYIYKEQIDQTFENINILAVIHFQLDTRYKRFVDLVASVKYIIGTMRDHLALDKNEA; via the coding sequence ATGACAGATACAAAAATAAAGGAATTGAAATTAGTTACGTTAGAAATAGAACAATTAATTACCAAGATGGAAAACAACTATAACCAAGTTCACGAAAATGATAAAGTGTTCGACTTTTTTTCCGAGATAGAACCATTTGTAAATTCAACTGAATCTATAACAATGAAATGGCAAGCACTAGCATTAGATTGGATAAAGCATAATAATATTAAATACATTTACAAAGAACAAATTGATCAAACTTTTGAAAATATAAACATATTAGCCGTCATTCATTTTCAACTAGATACTAGGTATAAACGGTTTGTTGATTTAGTTGCATCTGTAAAATATATTATTGGAACTATGCGTGACCACCTTGCTTTGGATAAAAACGAGGCATAA
- a CDS encoding DUF4349 domain-containing protein: MKMRPFLFMLAIVLFFILAACSNSDESYSDDGMESPASDMPNRYDGEAEEGDYSYDSGDTPEEGKYNYDEDRMQPERKVVNEGYMTIETKELSKTKNNIELLVSQLGGYVIQSSIYDYGEENRTSQLIVRVPSKDFQHFLVKVEEFSGKVIERTVRGHDVTEEYTDLESRLKAKEIVEKRLLTFLDGANKTEDLLRISNDLARVQQEIEQIKGRINYLKNHVDYATVTIHINEKKVIVPEITKDDLNILERSQKAFINSVNAIINFASIVVVGLIGFAPYLLLFVLPFSYILVKVLKRLKQNKKNNNDV; encoded by the coding sequence ATGAAAATGAGACCATTTTTATTTATGTTAGCTATAGTGTTATTTTTTATTTTAGCTGCTTGCTCTAATAGTGATGAGAGCTATAGTGATGATGGTATGGAAAGCCCAGCTTCTGATATGCCTAATCGTTACGATGGTGAAGCTGAAGAAGGAGATTATAGCTACGACAGTGGAGATACACCTGAAGAAGGAAAATATAATTACGATGAAGATCGAATGCAACCGGAAAGAAAAGTAGTCAATGAAGGTTATATGACAATTGAAACAAAAGAATTGTCAAAAACAAAAAATAATATTGAGTTACTTGTAAGTCAATTAGGTGGATATGTCATACAATCATCGATTTATGATTACGGTGAGGAGAATAGAACATCTCAACTTATCGTTCGAGTTCCTTCAAAGGACTTTCAACATTTTTTAGTGAAAGTGGAAGAATTCAGTGGGAAAGTTATAGAAAGAACAGTTCGTGGACATGATGTAACGGAAGAGTATACCGATTTAGAATCACGGCTGAAAGCGAAGGAAATTGTTGAAAAGCGATTACTTACCTTCTTAGATGGTGCAAACAAAACAGAAGATTTACTTAGAATTTCAAATGACTTAGCGCGTGTTCAACAAGAAATTGAACAAATAAAAGGGCGCATTAATTATTTGAAAAACCATGTTGATTATGCAACAGTAACAATTCATATCAATGAGAAAAAAGTAATTGTACCTGAAATAACGAAAGACGACCTTAACATCTTGGAAAGATCCCAAAAAGCTTTTATTAATAGTGTCAATGCAATTATTAACTTTGCTTCTATTGTTGTAGTTGGCCTAATTGGATTTGCTCCTTATTTATTATTATTTGTACTACCGTTTAGCTACATTTTAGTAAAGGTTTTGAAAAGGTTAAAGCAAAATAAGAAAAATAATAATGATGTTTAA
- a CDS encoding cell wall hydrolase: MKHLLIVVVATLVINPLNTFAGANYEVKQGDSLWAISKHFGISLNALRQANNKYDNLIYPGQSLIIPATITNEEKELLARLVRAEAVGEPFAGKVAVATVVLNRVDSDLFPDTIKEVIYEVSPGGYYAFSPVQNGQINKAADADSYKAVEEALAFRGQGQGSIYFYNPVTAKSDWILSRQVTIQIGNHVFAK, from the coding sequence ATGAAACATTTATTAATTGTTGTCGTAGCAACTTTAGTGATAAATCCTTTAAATACATTTGCTGGTGCAAACTATGAAGTAAAACAAGGTGATTCATTATGGGCAATCAGTAAACACTTTGGTATTTCTTTAAATGCTTTACGACAAGCGAATAATAAATACGACAATTTAATTTATCCTGGTCAGTCATTAATTATACCTGCTACAATTACAAATGAAGAAAAAGAATTATTAGCACGATTAGTTCGAGCAGAAGCTGTTGGAGAACCGTTTGCAGGAAAAGTTGCTGTAGCAACTGTTGTCTTAAATCGTGTAGATAGCGACCTATTCCCAGATACTATAAAAGAAGTAATTTACGAAGTTTCTCCTGGTGGGTATTATGCATTTTCACCAGTGCAAAATGGTCAAATTAATAAAGCAGCAGATGCTGATTCTTATAAAGCAGTTGAAGAAGCATTAGCATTCCGCGGTCAAGGACAAGGATCAATATATTTTTATAATCCAGTAACTGCTAAAAGTGATTGGATTCTTTCTCGCCAAGTAACAATACAAATTGGGAACCACGTTTTTGCAAAATAA